The genomic segment TGGATGCCCTTCGGTCTCTGCTTCCATGGAGGTGGTGCAGCCTGAGTTCCCTCCTCCAGCTCTGTGGGTGCTGAACTACCACCCATCCATGTGCCCATGCACCCTTGCCCCTGGGGTTCCCAGCTCCCATAGCCTTTAAGGCGCCTAAAGTTTGGGCTGGTTTTCCCTGCAGGGGCAGGGAGTAAGGAGCAGCCATCAGGGATCTCTGGGATGGGTGTGAGCTGGGGACCCTTCCCTCCCCAGGGGAGCCCTCAGGACACCCCTGGGGCCTGCTTCTTCTCTCAACCTTGATCTTTGAGGAAGGGACTGTGACTGGGTGGGGCTGTTTATGTCTTGCTCGGTGACTGAGTCCAGCCTCACTGGGCTGTTGGTTTGTCTGTGGTTTGGGGGTGCTCTCAAAACTTGGGGCATTCTTCCTCCCCAGCTCCCGAAAGGTGGCTCGAAGAGAAACCAAGGAGGAACCAACTGTCTAAACCTGGGGAGCCTAGGGGATGGGCCAGAGGTGTGAGCTTGCCCAAGACTCCCCTTCTTTTGATGAGCTGGCAGCAGGAGCCTAGGTTCCTCCTCTTCCTGGAAGGCTGGGAGCCCTGCCTCCCCAGGCCCCAGGCCCCCAGCCCTCCACTAGACCCACAGGCCTGTGATGGTGAAATGGCAGGATGGGCAGCATCTTACAGAGATGGTTTCCAGGCTTTGAAATGGGCTGAGATGAGCGTCCGCAAgagggtcatttttttttaaactttggagCAAGGAGAACCCGCGTGGCTGGCCAGCAGGGCTGGCTAGTCTGCCCTGGTCTCCAGGCACCACCGGATGTACTTACTGTTTGCACCAGCAGTGGGCGCCGGGGGCGCAAGCAGGGCTAGGGCGGGGTGGGGGTTTGCCGGGGTCTGCCCGGCTGGGGGCTCAGGGAAAAACGTCCCAGGCTAAATGGGGACAGTCTGTGAGATACACGAGCAGGGTACAATCACGAGAACCGGCACAAGTCATGCAACAAAAacgaggagagagagaaagagagacaggattagtggacagagagaaagagagaatgtgAACAACATGGAAAAGAACACCCATGCCTGGCCTTTGGAGTCCGGAGTCCATTCATTTCTCTGCTACTTCCCCTTATCCCACCTGGGGGTGACGAGGACCCCACTCTGGGCCCAAGCTGCCTACCCTGCAGCTGGGTCTGTGCAGAAACTCTTCCCCATGCAAGGGGCTTGGCTGCTGGGTGCGGAGGGGCCACGTCCCACACCCTGCCTGCTCAACTCTGCTCCCAACCCCCAACCCTCAAACCACTCCCTTGGCACCCACTGAAGCCCCACAGGGGaaagcaggagggggcaggaatggGGCACTTTGGACTCAGCTGCTGGGGGGAGAACCAATCCCCACAGCCCACttccaccagcaccaccaccaaaGATGACCAAACCTGCGGTGGGAGCTCCCAATGGCCCAAGCAGGGGCTTCTCTGGGGGCTCACTGCTGCCCTGAGTGCTCTGGGCAGGAAGGGGCCTGgccaccctcccttcccccttgCCAGCCCCCTCCTCACCTACAGTGGGACCCTGCAGCCCAGGACTTGGTACTACAAGGACCGACCCACATTACAGGAGCAGAGATGAACAAGACACACATGAATGGACATGGCAGGACAGAGGGAGCGCTCCGAGCTGCCCAGAGAAGGTGATCTGGACCCCCAACTGCAGATGGGGGAAGGAGTCCCTTTCTGGGAGAGGAGCTGCTTCTCCTGGGCTGTCAGCCCCAGGGAGTCCTTGGCTATGCTGGAGTGCCCTTCTGCCACCCCCTGTGGGTCCTTACAACCAGCTGAGAATAGGGCCCCTGACTACCTCTTGATGCTGTAACCCCCCAGGACAAGACTCCCAAACACTGAGGCCATGCTGGCCATGGCACAGAGGAGACTAGATTGTCCCtgggacagacacacagacctgAGGGTTCAGGAGATGAAGGTGAGGGGAGGTGCTGCTGGTAGGACTAGGGGGAGTGTGGGTGACTACCCTTAGAGCCCAGATTGCTTTTAGAGTGGGACTGGAGAACCCCAGGCTTCAGCAAGACTGCCCTTGGGAACTGCATCTCACCTCCCATGATTTGTATATAGTCTCTACCCATCACCTTTGCCTTCCTCACCCTGGCCTCCCCCTCAACTCACAAACTCATCCCACCCCTCGCCTATCTAAGCCCATAGCTGCAAGCCCAGGCTTCCTAAGGACTGCACACTCCACTGGTGGTAGACAATCTGAGTTTTACATACCAGCTCCTGGGCTGGAGGCTGCAATGGCTGGAGGCAGGAGTGTTTGGTGAGGGATGAGGCTCAGCGGGGGTCTCTGAGATGAGGTGGACAGGCCAGAACATCGGGTCAGCACCaccagcagcagctccctccaTGGGATCATCTGCCCCCTCAGCTTCCCCAGCTCTGGGAAGTGAGCATGTGGGAACGGAGTTGGGATAGAGCACAGGGATTGGAGAAAGGCAAGAGGATCCAGGCATCTGGGCCCCAGAGGGCAAGTTTGGGGGAGCCCAAGATACCTCCTCAGCCATAGAGACTGCCCAAGCCAAACCTGCTGGGTCCCTGAGACTCGGGGCCAGGGTAAGGTGGCTCACATGAGCAGGGCTGCCGAGGCTGGGGAAGGGCTTTGGGGTCCAGAGGAGTCCAAAAGTAATGCATGGGCTTGAGACATCTGCTGCAGCATGGGAGGAGGGCTTGTGTCCCTGGGACTAGCTGGTGTGCATGTCTGAACACAGGTGTCTgctgtgtgtgcatgagtgtacATGCACGCATGCGTGTGCATGCACTCTCAGCACATGGATAATACTGTGTTAATGATTAGGAGTGCAGAGGGGTCTGTGCCTGACTGGAATAAACCAGGGATCCTTGGCAGGTGGGCCTGAGGCACACCACTTGCGAAAGATCCAGGATTGGGAGGACAGAATTGAAGGGCCAAGTAGCGCCGTGATGATGTCACTCAGGCTGAGCTCTTTCTGCTGGGCTCAGAGAAGAGCTGGCGCTCCATGATGGTGATTCTTGACATCAAGATACCCAGCTCAGTGACAGTTCATCCAAAGCAGATAGGTGGAGTAGAGGCTTTCCATTGACACGTGCCTGGCTGTTCCCAAGCAGGACCCATGGTCAGGGGAGAAAGCCCTGCCCCACCTCAGGCCTCAGTTCCAGTCTCTCAGACCCCTGTCCCAGTCCAGGACATTAGCTACTTTCCGCTCAGGTTCCTATAAGAAAcccaggaagggagggaggggggacagaaggAAAGGGCTGGAAAGctcccatgggcagagaagtgggCCTTGTGGGTACTGCTGTAGCTGGTGTAGCTGTGGGATGAAGTGGGAGCAGGATCAGGATAGGGTGGTAGTTCAGAAAGTGTGTCAGCAGGGAAGGAAGAACAAAGCATCAACTGGGGGAGGCCACCCACACTTCCAGGAAATCTGCTCACCTGGAGCCTAGCTAGCCTGTAGCCTCCTTGCATACACCTGGGTCATAAGCTAACTACTACCTAGCCCTCCCCTCCAGCCTCCCACTCACCCCAGCACTCCTTCTCAGCTCAGTGTGGTCATTCTTCTCTGGGTCATCCATTCCTTTGAAATCCCTGTGTCCACAGAATAAGTCGATGGTATTCCATGGGTAGAGGTAGACTATGGGCTTTTTATCTACGGACCAGAGCCCCGTGATCAACTTTATGTGCTATGTGCAGGTTCTCATAAAACTGAGATAGTCCCATAACAAACCACTAGCCATGGAATATTAGAATATATCCCATGGTGACTAGTATTGTTGCAtggccccccaccccctccctggcCCCCAGTGAATTCACGGGAAAGTGGTTGTGCAATGGTTGGGATGTCTTGTATTGCTGCTGCAGTCCCTACATCAGAAATGGGGAGAAGACTCAGTGGGAGGTTGTTGCTGGTCTGTTGCGCTTTCATCTAAGCTGCCAGGGTGGTGGCCCCCTCTAGTCCTTTGCTCACCAGCCGCTTCCATCAGAAGGCCATCAGAAACTCCCACTTGACCATCAACCCAAACAGACAACGTGAAAGCCATAGTCACTCCAACAGGTTCCTAAAGATAAACGCTAAACTCTAGAGTGGTGGTAGAAGATGAGTTGGTTCTGCATGCTATGGGGTAAGTAAGCTTGTTACAAAGGCTAGAGGCATCTTCTAGGAAGGACCTGGAGCTAGGCGGCCGGAATCAGAGCAGGAATTCTACTCAACTATGGAGACAGGCTCTGTTGGGGGATGAGACTCTGTGCTCCTGCCTCTGCAGGGACCCCCTGCCCAGATCCCATGCACCATTTCTGCCGTCTACACAGCTTGAAGAGAGCTGTGTGAGGACCAAATCAAAAGCCGTCTGGTGTTTTTGAGTCACACCCgccctgcccctgccctgccccaccaTTGGGTCAGTAGCCTGAGTCAGTGACTCATGCTCAACTCCTGCCCACCTGAGCAGCAGCCCCTCAGGCTTCTGCTAAGACAGTCCTCAGCAACCTCGTAGGCTGTGTTGTCTCTTGAGAACATCACAAGACCAACTGCATCAACCTCCTTACCCAGGCCAACCAGTGAGGCTCTTGCCTTCTGAATTTAGCTGCCCAGCATCTCCCTGGGCCTCCAGGCTCCACACCTCGAGATTGAGTATGGGGTCCTGGGTCACCCACGGAATTAAGGAAGCAGTCTGACTGAATCTGGAATCATCGCTACAGGGGTGGAGTGAAAGGTCAGATCGACATGCCTCTAAGAGGTTTCCTACCTGCTCTGttaatttctaaaatttcttCCTGGGCCAGCGGACATGTGTCACTCTGAGTACTGTGGTGTGGAGAGTTTACGACAGATTTACAATAATTGGGAGATCCCAGCTGCGGTGGCCGTGGAatatgcttcttttttttctttggtagTTTCTGCTTAGCCATGGCTAAGGAGTAATACATCCCAAAATTGTTCACAATGACGGGCACGGGCATGGCGATGGTCAGCACACCTGCCAGCGCACACAGCGCTCCCACCAACATGCCGGACCATGTCTGTGGATACATGTCTCCATAGCCCAGTGTTGTCATAGTGACCACGGCCCACCAGAAGCCAATGGGGATGTTCTTAAAGTGTGTGTGCTCACTGGCGCTGGGGTCATTGGGCTGGGCCCCTATCCTCTCGGCATAGTAGATCATGGTGGCGAAGATCAGGACACCCAAGGCCAGGAAGATGATAAGCAGTAGGAATTCATTGGTGCTGGCACGGAGAGTGTGGCCTAGGACACGCAGGCCCACAAAATGGCGGGTCAGCTTGAAGATACGCAGGATGCGCACGAAGCGGACAACACGCAGGAAGCCCAGGACGTCCTTGGCAGCCTTGGAGGACAGGCCACTTAGGCCCACCTCCAGGTAGAAGGGCAGGATGGCCACAAAATCAATGATGTTGAGTGAGTTCTTGATGAATTCAACCTTGTTGGGGCAGAAGACGACACGCATGAGAAACTCAAAGGTGAACCAGACCACGCAGACGCCCTCGATGTAAGTGAGGAAGGCCTCTGTCTCGGCTTCCCGGTAGTAACGTACTTGTGTGCCATTCCGGACATTCTCGATCTCCGTCTTGTTCACAATGGGGTTAAAGCGCTCATGGGTCTCCAGGCAGAAGGTGGTGATGGAGACCAGGATGAAGAAGAGGGAGGCAAAGGCCACATACTGTGGGGGAGAAACAGACAGTGTCAAAGGGGTGGCTCTTCTACCGCCCACAGCAGAGAAACATAGGGTGCCTTGGTATAGGGCCCAGCCAGAGGCCCTGCCCAGGGAAAGATGCATGCACAATACCTCCCACCACCCTAACATGGGTCAAACTGACCACGTTGCACATCTCTCAGGGTAAGGAGCCTGGGGGTTTACGGGAGAGACTGCTCTGTTTTCACTAAcccttttcctctttctcctgGACACACAGTAGGCTACTTTCCCTTGGGGTTAGGTGAAGTCATGAGATGGGGTTCAGGGCAGTGGAATGCAGACAAAAGATATGTGCGCTACTTCCAGTCCAGGCCCATCAATCTTCCATGCTCTTTCTTTCCCCCGTTGCTGGCCATATGTGGAGGACCCAGCAGAGGACTCTGAACCCCTAGGGGACAGCAGAGCCATCAGAGGaaaggagcctgggtccctgaaaGAAAATACATCCACTAAATACCCTCCTTGATTTATTACATGAGTGGgaaataaacttctattgtgCTAAGTCACTGCGATTTGAGGGTGATGTATTGgatcaggagttcctgggtgacataaacagttaagctctcGACTGTTAACCGAAGAATTAGCAGTTTAAaccccccagaggtgcctgggaagaaaggcctctgAGCCTTTCAAAGGTCATAGAgtgaaaaaaccctatggagtacagttctactctgcaacacttggggtcaccatgggttgtaatccactcaaaggcaactggtttggtttttggtcttggTGTTGGAGCACTTACCTGAAAGGACTGACTAAAAAAAGTGACCTAGCCTGCTGGGGCTGAAGCCTGCAAAGAAACAAGAGGGGCTAGCAACTGGAATCACGCCCCTCAAGGCCACATCTCCCATCTTTCTTCCTTCCTATTCCAGTCTGTCTGTTCTCTTTTCCCTGCATCTGTAGCTCGCTCATGTGGTCTCTTTTGGGTTCTAGCCTATCTAGAACTGGGGGAGATGTATATCTGCCCCAGGACTGTAGATGACTTTTTAATCTCTATCCTTCTAGAAACCCCCACTACCAACCTGGAGGCGAGTTTCCCATTCTTGAAGGTATTCAAATAGAGGCTACATGATTACTTGTTTGAGATACTGTGTTGAGGGTTCAGGCATCAGGAAGCACCATAAGCCAGGAGTCTGAGTCTAGCTTTGCGCTTCCTGCCAGACCCCAGGTAGGGtatgggtgggagggaggaagaagctgCTGGGGGGCTGAGGCTTCCCAAACATATGTGGTACCTGCTGCTCTTGGACCCCACCAGAGAGAAGGAAATGGCCAGGATAACCCAGCCTGTCCAGAACCATCTGCTCTGGCCCTGAACTCTCTGGAGAAAAGTTTAGGAGGCCCTTTCGTTTGATTTGGTCGCTCCATCTAATGACTCCCTGGGCCTTTTTAGTCCCCAGCAGACATGGGTACCTAAGGAGGTAGATTCAAGCAGCTGTCTGAGTTTTATACCCTCCTTCTCAGACTGAATTCTGTGCAAGTTCTCTCTGACAGCCTCCCATCAGGTGCCCCTGGAGCTCTAACATAACATGGCCTCCCTTGGCACTGACCTGGGCAGATGGAACTCTGACCAGCTGGCCCTCCCCCAGGGGCCCAGGGGATCTACCTCCATGTTCCCACCAATCCCCACTCCTCTGGACTCCCCTTCTCTCTGCCTGACCAAGACAGCCCATGGCCAGAGCAGGGCCCTCtcccaggaggcagcccagggcTATAGTCCGGAGTGGGCAGCATTTTCGTTTTCTGGAGCTGCCTTCATAGATAACTTTGAGAAGTGCCAAGGTTCTACCTTGTAGCAGCAGCAAAAAGCAGCCATGCTGCCTCTAGCAATTGGTATCATTTGCATTGACTCAGGGAGGCGGGGGCCTGAAAGTACCATGACAATCCTTGGGGTTGCCCATGGCCACAGGCCTGCACCCAAACTGGGAGGgatcacaatagctaaaaggtggaatcaacccaagtgtccataaacagatgaatggataagcaaaatgagGTATACACATACAGGGGAATATTatccagccataaagagaaatggaagTTCTGAAACacctaccacatggatgaaccttgaaaacattatgctaaatgaagtaagtcagacacacaATGACATTATTggatgatcccacttacatgaaatacctagaataggcaaatgcatagagacagaaagtagattagtggttaccagggacttgAGAGAGGGGAGaatagggagtcattgcttaataactgtttggggtgatgaaaaagtttttgaAATAGTGATGATTGCACAATATCGTGAATATAATTAATACAACTGAATTCTTAAAATGGTTTAAATGGAAACTTTTATGTTACATAGATTTTaccataatatttaaaaaaaaaaaaagcaaggaccACTGCACCCCAGGGCTCCTGGTCCTGGCCAATGGCAGGAGATGGGAGGCACCTTCCCTCCTCACTGCCCATCAGCCAAGGCATTCCCTCCCAAGCCTCTCCCACACCCAACCTCCTCTGTGCCCTCTGCTCATCTGTGACTCTCATAGGGCCAGTGCCACCAAGGCTCACAGGTTTCTCGGCCCCATCTCTGCCACCAGTCCTCCTTCCACACAGCTAAGGAGAGCAGCCCGTCGGACCCCAGCCCTGCCGTGCCACATGGCCATGCTGCCCACAGAGAAAAGCCCAAGCCCCTCAACCTGAAACATAAGGCTCCCCATGCCCTGGCCTCATTTGACTTCCCAGGATcctctccctccacccctccccccacattCTTGCCACACGCAACTCTGCCATTTCTGACCACAAAGCATCTCCTCTTTCTCCATGTCTTGGCACCTGCTGTTCCCTCCATGAGAAAGTGTTCCTTCCCGTCTCCAGCTGGCAAAACTCCATTCATCCTTCCATGTCACACTAAGTCCCCCTTCTCTTGGGACACCTTCTTCAGGTGAGATCCCCCCCAGCATCTGTGGCCCTGAGGGGGCAGTAAATATTCCCCAAAATAGTCTAAATTCACCCCCAGGGAGGTAATAAGCCTGTCTCCAGTTCTGGCTCTGTAGTGCTTGGGGAGGCttatgggaacagcccaggcagGGCACTGATGTCCCAGGAGCCTTCTAACTCCCAGATGCCCCACAGGCCCTCAGAGCTCTCATCTCATTTGCCCCTTTCACAGTACAAATACTGATGGGAACCCGGGACCCAGAAAGAGGTCAGGCCTGCCCTGGGTAACATCCTTGTAAtgctcatagcgacgctataggacagagtagaactgccccatagggtttccaaggaacagctggtggatttgaactgccgaccttttggttagcagctatagctcttaaccactgtgccaccagggctccctttgtaACACTAGGGTGGGAAAAACCTCGATTCTCAGGGGATCAATGGACAGCCTGCCCAGATTCTTTTTCCTTTGGGTCCAGCCCCCAAGGAGTGGGGATGGTGGGTGGGCAGGAGAATCTATGTCTAGAACCAGACACTAATACTTTTTCCTCAGGAAGGGTAGAAGATGGGCCTCCTGCCCAGACTAGGCTCCCTGGGACCTTCTGGCCTCTGCTCCAAGGCAACCTGGTCTGTCCTCTGTCACAGGCAGAGCCCCAGCCACATCTGGGTCCAGGTGAACCCTTAGgagggctgtggaggaaggtgcCCCTGGCCTGCTTAGCCGCCCCCACCACCCCACTCTCCTAAGCCTAGAAACTAGCAGGTTAGCCACAGGGTACAGCCGAACAAGAGCTCACACTGAGCTGAACCCTCAACTTCCTTCTGTCCAACCTCCAGGGCTAGCTCAGTGCATGAAGGAGAGGGGAAGATGCTGCCAAAGCTTGAGGACCTGCTATGTACCTTTAATGCTCGCACCAGTCTGGTGAGATAAGTGATCATATCCCCCATTGTGATCACTGGCTTACCCAAGGAGGAAGGGTAAGCCAAGGTCTTAAAGCTGGTCATGGAGCTGAGACTTGGACTGAAATTGATCTAACTCCAGAATCTAAGATCTACCACCAGAGTCATCAAAGCTACTGGGTTCACTGGGTATCTGGCCCCTGACTGTGTCTGAAGAGTTCCATCTTGGAGCCTGGGACTGAGGGACAGAGACACTGCCTCCGCCTTGCCCAGGGAATCAATGCTAACAATATCCCTGGGTGGCCTGGCCCACATCATCACCTGGCCCACCTTCTTGCCCACATGGAGAGGGCAGGTTGGGAAAGGAACTCAACTTGTTCAAGGAGGGAATGCACATGAGGATGGGGAGTTCCTGGGATCTGCTGGCTGGCAGGAAGGGCCCCTCGCCTTGGAAGCAGCCTGCACAGCAACCCTGGACTGTCACTTGGGACTGTAGGGGTCTCAGGCAAGGGCAAAGGGCTGTGCCCAACGTGGGCTATCTGCCTCTCCAACACCCAGTCACCCAGCAGACACGGGACAGTCACCCACAGACCATAGACACACACAATTACCCACAGTACCACCTCGCCCAGTGCCTAAGCGCATGCATCGTGTTTGTGAAGGGCGTGCACATTACAACACTGTCCCTACATACACATGCGTATAGAACACAAGGAGCCCACCAGAGCTCACTGAAACATCACTGCGCACCATCAACACCCAGGTGCTGtaccacaacacacacacacccaagcaCACACCAACAGTGCTTGTGCATACACACTCAGAGCACACAAATGATGCCACAGTGGTAACCACAcggcacacacttgatgactgcATAGAGATTCCAAGCATTGACCCCCCTGCCTGCCTTGGCAGCCCCCTTATATACCCATCTGTCCCCCCCGCCCCGTGTAGTAGTTGACTCAGTGTCTATCTCTTCCACAGGCTGGGCAGCTCCAGCCCATCAGCCTTGCTTCTGCCTCCTCAGCCTCTCCTGATGCCCacagcctgcctgcctgcctgcttgcTTGGACAATGCCAGCTTCTGGATTTCCCGTCTATAAACCCTGCCCATCATCCATGGGCTCCCTGATTTCCTGTCACCTGCCAGATCACGTCGCCTTTCTCCACCCCACCCCTGCAGCAGCCAAGCCCCTCCACATGCAGGATCCATGCCAGCTCTGAGGCCAGCCCCTTCCCAGCTCCCAGGCTGATTGCAAGCACAAAGGGAGCCTCGCCACCCAGCCTTGGCACCTCAACAGCCACCCTGTGAAATCTGAAGACAATGCAGGCGAGACCTCCTAACCATGCAGCGTAAGCCCAAGATGGTAGTttctggctttttctttttttttttccagaaccaAATCACAAATCGTGAGAGACCTACCAATTGTGTTCTAGAAAGTGGTAGCCATGGCAACGGAGCAAGGCATCCCATTCCCATGACAACCAGGGTGGTGAGGCTGTTGGCTGTAAAGTCAGACAAACCTACTAACGATCTGTTGACTTAAGAAGATGTTTTATAAATCACCAAGATATTTTTTATCATAACTCCACCCCTGAAGCCATAAATCAGAAAGGCAATTTACTATCTATTAAAATGACCAATATGTGCTATGACTTTCATTTATCAATTATGTATACCACAGTCATCTTCAGAAAATTGTGCTTGTGTTTCAGAACTGTGCAGGGGTTCGCTGTGGGGAATCTGTATTCTTGCAGTCTGGCGTTTCAAGAACAGGTGATGGTTGTAACATGGTGCATGGACCAACACTCTGATCTGGCCAAGCActcgctgtgtgaccttggcaggtcgcttcccctctctgggcctcactttCATCATTGGTACAGTGAGGGTTGGACTTAGTCCCTTCTGCCAGGATTCTGAGACAGTGCAGGGCCACAGGCAGTGGGGGCATATGATGGCTAATCAGGGGAGCCCTGGCTGGTGTCCAGGCCCCAGGCCCCCAGAGGCTTCAGGTCAGTTTTTCTGCCTAATTAAATCTGCCCAGCGGGGGTGTACAGCATTTGACTAAATCCATGCGGAGTCAGTGATGCAGAGCAGGCAGGATGGCCAATTGGCCTAAATAAATTGCCAGTTGAGTTGGGTTTGGAAACTGAATTAGACTCGTCTGGACTTTCTCGGACTGGGCGTGCCCACAGCATGCTGAGCTGGCTGAGGGATTTGAGAGCCATTCAGGGTGAAAGGGTGCTGCTCGGAATCCAGTCCCTTTTTGGTCCACTAGTAAAAgcctccaccaccaccaacctTAAGAGGCTTGGCTCCTGAGCACTCAGTGGACTCCAGTTCCTTCTCACTTGACACCCAGCTCAGGCTGCAGTGGGTGGGAAGAGCTCCCCATGGTGGAGCTCTGAGGGAGTATGTGCAGAGAACATGGCTGTGTGGGTGCATGTTTGGGAAAGTCTGTGTGCTGGGAGGGACTGGAAGCCTGCATGTACCTGTGGAGTAGGTGTGTACATGGGGAAGGCATGCCATTTTTTTATTTGACATAACTCTGAGCATGACCATAAGGTTTATGTAAGTGGCTGCTGTGTGTAATGTATTTAATTCATGTAGGTGATagaagtgtgtctgtgtgtgtatagacATATGTATGGGGgtagtgtgagtgtgtgtatatgcatggggccgggtgtgtgtgtgtatggggatATGTATGAGGGGTGATATGTGTGAGCACATGtatggggggtgtgtgtgtatggagaATGTATGAggtggtgtgtatatgtgtatatatgtatggagTGGTGTGTGTATAGGGAGATGTGTATGAgggtggtgtgtgtatgtgtgtatagggATATGTATGggaggtggtgtgtgtgtgatgtgtgtgggaCATATATATGgggtgtattgtgtgtgtgtgtgtgtgtgtgtatatatgtatggagtggtgtgtgtgtatgaaaaatATGATGGAGTGCTGTGTGTATATAGTTATGTTTTTTATGGgggatagtgtgtgtgtgtgtgagtgttgtgtgtatatatgtatggggtggtgtgtgtatgtacacgCACGTGAGTCATCTCCCAGAGAAATCAGGGTCTGGCTGGGCACTCTGGATATATGTTCTCTGAGTAGAGATAGCCCGGAGCTCTGACCCTTTCCTGTGACTAGGGATGGTCAATCACAGTGCCTAGGGGTGTTCTTTCTCTGACAGGGAGAAAGAGAATTGGCAGGATGAGTGGGAAGAGGCCACTGAGGCCTGTGGGAGGCAGGGCTATGCCCAGG from the Loxodonta africana isolate mLoxAfr1 chromosome 7, mLoxAfr1.hap2, whole genome shotgun sequence genome contains:
- the KCNC1 gene encoding potassium voltage-gated channel subfamily C member 1; the encoded protein is MGQGDESERIVINVGGTRHQTYRSTLRTLPGTRLAWLAEPDAHSHFDYDPRADEFFFDRHPGVFAHILNYYRTGKLHCPADVCGPLYEEELAFWGIDETDVEPCCWMTYRQHRDAEEALDSFGGAPLDNSADDADADGPGDSGDGEDELEMTKRLALSDSPDGRTGGFWRRWQPRIWALFEDPYSSRYARYVAFASLFFILVSITTFCLETHERFNPIVNKTEIENVRNGTQVRYYREAETEAFLTYIEGVCVVWFTFEFLMRVVFCPNKVEFIKNSLNIIDFVAILPFYLEVGLSGLSSKAAKDVLGFLRVVRFVRILRIFKLTRHFVGLRVLGHTLRASTNEFLLLIIFLALGVLIFATMIYYAERIGAQPNDPSASEHTHFKNIPIGFWWAVVTMTTLGYGDMYPQTWSGMLVGALCALAGVLTIAMPVPVIVNNFGMYYSLAMAKQKLPKKKKKHIPRPPQLGSPNYCKSVVNSPHHSTQSDTCPLAQEEILEINRADSKLNGEVAKAALANEDCPHIDQALTPDEGLPFTRSGTRERYGPCFLLSTGEYTCPPGGGMRKDLCKESPVIAKYMPTEAVRVT